A single Entelurus aequoreus isolate RoL-2023_Sb linkage group LG11, RoL_Eaeq_v1.1, whole genome shotgun sequence DNA region contains:
- the isg20l2 gene encoding interferon-stimulated 20 kDa exonuclease-like 2, giving the protein MSDLLLNMSFSEDSTVPSRKTKKSGFRVKRNVKNGSKFARRQNRWSQETLRPNQEYFQGARLNKPSQSAQAEALIRRHMENNHFRKGANKNNAFPKQKFTSAGRPSCHPSSSRRPCSGVPSKCVAIDCEMVGAGAKGHLSLLARCSVVSYDGDVMYDKFIKPAMAVTNYRTRWSGIRARDLINATPFHQARKEILKLLEGKVVIGHAIHNDFKCLQYSHPTALTRDTSCSPALNLKAGFKEKDIVSLKRLTKALFDRDIQVGRMGHSSVEDAQATMELYKAVEDEWEQRLAPRKP; this is encoded by the exons ATGTCCGACCTTCTCTTGAACATGTCCTTTTCTGAAGACTCTACTGTGCCTTcaagaaaaacaaagaaaagcGGGTTCCGTGTGAAACGGAACGTCAAAAATGGGAGTAAGTTCGCCAGACGGCAAAATAGGTGGTCCCAAGAGACGCTAAGGCCCAACCAGGAGTATTTTCAGGGAGCCCGCTTAAACAAGCCTTCACAAAGCGCACAGGCAGAAGCGCTGATCAGGAGACACATGGAGAATAATCACTTCAGAAAAGGTGCTAACAAAAATAATGCATTCCCAAAGCAAAAGTTCACATCCGCCGGGCGTCCGTCGTGTCACCCGTCCTCGAGCCGTCGGCCTTGTTCGGGCGTGCCCAGCAAGTGCGTCGCCATCGACTGCGAGATGGTCGGCGCCGGCGCCAAGGGACACCTCAGCCTGCTGGCACGCTGCAGCGTGGTGTCCTACGACGGCGACGTGATGTACGACAAGTTCATCAAGCCCGCCATGGCCGTCACCAACTACCGCACGCGCTGGAGCGGCATCCGAGCCCGTGACCTCATCAACGCTACGCCCTTCCACCAAGCCCGAAAAGAG ATACTGAAGCTTCTCGAGGGCAAGGTGGTGATCGGCCACGCCATCCACAACGACTTCAAATGCCTTCAATACTCGCACCCGACTGCCCTGACCAGGGACACGTCCTGCAGTCCGGCGCTCAACCTGAAGGCGGGCTTCAAGGAGAAGGACATCGTCTCCCTGAAGAGGCTCACCAAGGCCCTTTTTGACCGCGACATCCAG GTGGGGAGGATGGGCCACTCCTCGGTGGAGGACGCTCAAGCCACCATGGAGCTCTACAAAGCAGTGGAGGACGAGTGGGAGCAGAGGCTGGCCCCACGCAAGCCGTGA